agatgattttatgggaatgcggatctttcagatcaatttgagaagtgattttgatcatgtttcacattttattgtgtcatgtagtgtcaggcactggtcttggtcttgtctcggtctcgccccccctcggtcttggtctcgactggtctcggaccctaaaagtcttggtcttgtctcggtctcgataccctctggtcttggtcttgtctcggtctcgggttaggtggtcttgactacaacactacttaACACTTTAATTAGCACAATTAAGAATTAATATTGATCTCATGTTAGCATGCTGGTTCCCACTTAAAACAAAACTGCTGATTCTTGGTAGTAGGTTCAATGCATGCACAGCTACCAGTTAGCACCTAAGAAGACATCTGAAGCCCCATATGCTAAGCTAGCATGTACTGGTTCTCTATGTAATGTAGAAACAGCTTCTATATAACTGCTGTTAGCACAGCAGAGAAGCTAACCCTCCCATTATTTGAATTAGTAACCAAAATGTAATTACTGAAGTAGAATTTCTCAATCTTCTCATTAATGGGTGGGGAAATCTGAACGGAACTTTTTGCATGAACATCGTTTCACATGCAGCGATTATTAACATTTATATGCTTTCAAAAAAAATACCAGTTTTTTGGATTTTCATATATATTATGTTCATGTCTGTGAATGCCATGTTACATTCTCCATTTGCATTTCTTACACAGTCACATTCAATGTACTTTGCCCATATGTAACTTAATTAACAACTCAGAATTTTGTTCCACTCACCCCTAAATACAGAACGAAGACTTTGAAAAAGTATCACAAGCCTGGTTAATAAGTAATAAGTTACTCCTTACTGCCCAACTCTACTCAAATCACATGCTTTCTTATACTCTTCTGTACGCATCAGTGTATGTGGAAATCTCACCAATGAACTCAAAAACCTCCTCAAAGTACTGGCGAAGGTTTTGCTTGCTGTTGTCGGTGGCTGGGATCCTTTTGTAGCGCAGTCCAGAGTTGACGTGGTAGAGAGGCAGGTGTGTGGTCACGTTGACCACGTAGCCGATGTTGAGGCGTAGGAGCAGCTCCAGGTCCTGAGCATCTCTCTCATTCCCCAGATACAGGAAGGGCAGGATCGGACTGACCACAGCATTCTCCGCATCAGGAGTCATCACAGTCTCATCGGACAGAGAAGCCGGCAAGGAAGAGGAGAGCGGCAGAGAGAGGCGCACTAGGAAATGACAGTGTAGAGAGGTGGTGTTTGCACTGTGAGTTAACAGCTAACTGCTGCAACAAAGCACCAAATCAAGAGAatacttaaaaaacaaataaggtgCAATGACAAAAAACTAAAGTGAATCACCAGTGAGGTTGCTGATTCAAAAGTGGGTCATATTATTCTGTATGCATTATTGGCAGATTATAAAAGCAGACATTCAGGTTGTACTAAAGATTCAGGCTGTCACAACAGGAAGCTAgccaaaagattttttttgatCAATAGCTGTGGTGTATAAGGAGCTGACACCAGCTAACTGGCTAATATAACCCAGGTTTACATCATTAATTGCAAAATTGGATTTTAAGCTATTCTTACTTCTGTTGTTCTCCTCATCTTGCTCTCTGTTCAGGGAGTTCAGGGCCAGGTGAAGTGACTGAGCCGATGGCAGAGTGTGTCCTCCCTCCCTGTCTCTCTGCCAGGGCTTGGGTTTGATTAGTGTGCTAGGGGCAGACGGTGGAGGGGAAAAGGACACAGGTGATGGTGGGGAGGCAGAGCGGGGAGACGGGGAGGAGGGATATGCTGCATCTTCGTCATGGTCCGGACCATCACTCATCCCTACATCCTCAGCTTTATTCAAAAGCCTCTTCAGCGAGCTCCGACCGTCATCATACTCGGGTCCTGACCTGCAGCCCATAAAATCAAGGGCTGCCATTTTGCCCTGCTGAAGCCGCCTTCGTCCAGCATGGTCTGTGAGCTGAGTCTGTGCGTATTCCTGGAGGTTTTGACAGTCCAGAAGAACAAGCCCTGTTCCATTACTGCCATTTTGGGCCTGACTTGTACAGGTTTTTGCGACTCCTATGCCTATCCCAGCACAGTGATTCTTTTGGGTTTTAGAGTGGGTCATCTTCTTGGCCAGTTCTTCAGGCCAGATGGTGCGCACGCTGTAGTCGTCATCATCAGCTTGGTACAAAGACATCGGATGAGCTGCTGGGATGCTTCTTCCTGGGGGTTTGCCTCGGCGAGGGTTGTATGTCACCACAATGGGGTCGCTGCTGCAGTAGCTGCAGGTTGAACTGCCTGTTTGAGAGGCTTTGGGGTTGCAGCCTGTGACACAGCTCTGTATCGCTCGCAAAGGCGCAGAAGAGGACAGCGGGGTGCAGGGAAGGCATCCTCCTACAAGTTTTTTGCGAAGAATAGCGGGACTCTCAAAGTTTCCGGCCTCACCAGAGCAGGAGGCACAGCGGAGAGGTTTGAACAGGCTCGCTCGGCAATCAGAAGCAGTGCTGTTAGAAGATGAAGtgttggaggtggaggtggtggagagACACCCACCCAGATTTCTCAGGCCCATTTCTTTACCTCCTCTCTTTACTGCTCCGACATTGTGACCACAGGAAAACGAGGCGGAAGTGCTTCCTCCACCCCCTTGGAAGCCAGCTGAGTGCCCCTTACACCCTCTGCATCTTAccaacctccagcagccacaaCTGAATGGGTGCGTGCAATCGATGGTGCAGGTATGGTCAGGGCTGGGGAACCCTCCAGCAcgggaggagcagggagagagGGGTAAACCATGGAGAAGGTGAGGGCGGTGATCCCTGGTACTAGGTGGGTGAGGCTGACTATGTTGCTGAAGAGAGGCTGGGGCATAGATGGGTTGGGAGGAAGGAGATGGGGGATAGGTGGAGTTTAGGATGGCAGCATGGGGCACAGGGACAGAGTTGTGGTGGTAGGGCAGACTGTGACTATTTAGGCTTTGATGGACCGTTCCCAGTTTGGAGTTTGTCCTGTGACCTATAGAGGGAAACTCCTGGTCACCTCTGTTAAGAAAACCAGTGTTTTCCTTCTCCTTTTCGCTCCTAAATTTATGCTGTTGTGCCTGGGCGGGGACAAACTGTAGGACCCCACCAGGGGCTGATGAGAGCTGACGAATTCGCTGTGGCTTGTGTTCAACTCCACCTGGCCTCCCTGGAATTTTTCTCTCACACTGTCCTTGATCCAATCCTGAAGAGACACATTTCCCTCTGCCACTTTTTATACTCCCGCTACGCCCCAATGAGTTGCTgaatcctcctcctcgtcctcctttGTCCACTGTCACCCTGATATCaatagtatgtgtgtgtgagggcaAACGTGGGCCAAGAGTTACTGTGCCATTGCTGTGGCAGTGGCTAGGGATGTGTCTGACACCCGCTGGGAAGACAGGCTGGTCGCCCTTGACTTTCTGTACGCGGGAGGACCTGCGCTTGCATTCCAGAGTCAGCAATTTACAGGAGGGTGAGTAAAAATGGGACTGAGAAGGGTGGAGATGAGTAGGTTGGGCCACTTGTCCATTGGAGGAGGCTGTTAGCTGAGAGGAGTGCTGCTGGATAGTTTGTGGTGAAGCCTCACAAAGGGCTAAATTTTTAGGGCGCTGAATGACTACTATGCGCTCGTCAAGAGGGAGGGGAGGCATCTGGGTTTATGCAAAGCTGTCCAGTGAAAggggagaaagagacagaaagaaaatagtcAGGAAATTACTCTCAGGTCACAGACACTGAAAATGAGGGGCACACTTTACATTCCATCAGTTTAGATGCAAATGGCACATGCTcataaaaaattatgaacattGCCATGCAGCTTTGAGTCATATGATGTATTTGCACAGAATTGTGAgcataatatttttttccttattacTTTCCTTATTACAGCttacagtgtatttttttttttgaagggcaAAGTCAATTATTTGTGAAATGTAAAGTAAAACTCCAAATCCTCGACAATAATGACGACAATTTCCAGAACAACAacagatttttatgttttgtatgTTTCTGTAAGTCACCTGTAAGGTGTCTTTTGCATGACAAACCATGCcaagagtaaatacaaaactaaCAACCAACATGTCAGTTTTGACCTTTAATAACTTACAGCATTTCTCTTCATATCTGCTGCAAATGAAGGAGAAATTGTATAAAGAGAAGACCCACAGAGGTGCATGTTTGAAGTGAATGGATATCACAGTAGTAATTACTTTCGGGGAATCCATTTAAACATGCACTGCACAGTCTCAGTCTGCTTATACCAGGGCCACTGGACAGACACTTAATGTTCATCTGTATTTATAGGAATTTGACATTCAGTTTTAAACTGTTCCCCAGTAATCCTGTTGGCATTCAAGCGCGAGATTGTGAATCCAAAGGTGCAAGAGTGTGTACCTGTTTGCTGTTAGCAGCAAATAATCCTGGTTAATCCTCATAGCAGTAAGGCTTCTTAGCAGCTCAGATGCAAAAGCCGCATCAAATGAGCTTCAACAAATGTCATCCCTCTGAGAGTTCCCTAACAAGATGCATTAACATGAAATAATAAACCAAGTAGCTGAATATACTTTGGGTGTTAGCATTATACAATAATGTCAAAGTCTTGCTTGTTTTTATATGCTGAAATACATTCCTATGAATGTAAATACCTTGTTGATTTGGGTacttttctcagtttgttataTTAGGCACAAAAAATTGTGTACACTGTTGTCTTTGTATTACATTGCCACTGCAGAACAGTGACTCACAGTTAGCTAATGGCTCCGTGAGATTCTTCACTTTGTGATTATTTGAGATGAAAGACTTCCTGCCCACAGCCATTTAGCCCGTTCGCCCTGTCTTTGGTAGCAACTAATTTAACCACATCCTTTGGGCCAATTAAGAACAAGCATTTGTCCAGGCCATGGTATAAACAGAAGGTCACCACGTACACAACAACACCGCTCAGCTGGAGAGAAAGTTTTCACATCATGACACAGCAAAAAGAAATTAGTTTAGTGTAATAAATATGTACTTTGTAATAAATACACATAGACATGTCTTTGTAGCATCAAACTGCCTGTATGATTAATGCTCTTAATAACAGGTTTCTGCTGTTACTTTACAACTTCAGaactgaattatttatttatttatttttttggtacaTTTATTATAAACTAGGtttataataaatgaaatattattGTCATTAAGGTAAAATCCACCCACTGGTACATATACTTTGTGATGTTCACAGCCCCATGAGTTGTTTGGCCGATGGACtgctttaatttcctttttgcCACACTACCGACCAGCGCCTGCACTGGTGTCAGGGCTGGTCAGCTGGGAGGATACTGGCATGCTAGTGTTAGCATTAAGCTCAAAGCACAGTTTTGtctaacaaagaaaataataataatcttgaACTCCTGACTTTCTTTCAGCCATAAAAAGTGTACAGCTGTTTTAATCTCTATGTGATGTTTAATGCTTTTTCTTGCCCTTTATAATTGGGAGTTTGATGTAAACTGGTAAATTGTGAAAGGAACAATTGATTTCAGAAAATTGATTTCTGGATCTTAT
The window above is part of the Archocentrus centrarchus isolate MPI-CPG fArcCen1 chromosome 14, fArcCen1, whole genome shotgun sequence genome. Proteins encoded here:
- the LOC115792207 gene encoding dual specificity protein phosphatase 10, whose amino-acid sequence is MGLRNLGGCLSTTSTSNTSSSNSTASDCRASLFKPLRCASCSGEAGNFESPAILRKKLVGGCLPCTPLSSSAPLRAIQSCVTGCNPKASQTGSSTCSYCSSDPIVVTYNPRRGKPPGRSIPAAHPMSLYQADDDDYSVRTIWPEELAKKMTHSKTQKNHCAGIGIGVAKTCTSQAQNGSNGTGLVLLDCQNLQEYAQTQLTDHAGRRRLQQGKMAALDFMGCRSGPEYDDGRSSLKRLLNKAEDVGMSDGPDHDEDAAYPSSPSPRSASPPSPVSFSPPPSAPSTLIKPKPWQRDREGGHTLPSAQSLHLALNSLNREQDEENNRMRLSLPLSSSLPASLSDETVMTPDAENAVVSPILPFLYLGNERDAQDLELLLRLNIGYVVNVTTHLPLYHVNSGLRYKRIPATDNSKQNLRQYFEEVFEFIEEAYQSGQGVLVHCQAGVSRSATIVIAYLMKHTLMTMTDAYKYVRSRRPVVSPNLNFMGQLLEFERDLNSGVTPRILMPKLSGVETQV